One Drosophila willistoni isolate 14030-0811.24 chromosome XL unlocalized genomic scaffold, UCI_dwil_1.1 Seg142, whole genome shotgun sequence genomic window, AGCTGAACAAATGTGATTCCCAGCCATGTCTCAACGGAGCGACATGTCATGAGCAACGTGATGAGTACACCTGCCATTGTCCCAGTGGTTTTACTGGAAAACAATGCTCAGATTATGTGGACTGGTGCAGTCAATCGCCATGCGAGAATGGGGCCACCTGTAGCCAGGTGAAGCATCAATTCAATTGCAAGTGTTCGGCGGGATGGACCGGAAAATTGTGCGATGTGCAGACGATCAGCTGTCAGGATGCGGCCGATCGCAAGGGACTGAGCTTGCGGCAATTGTGCAACAATGGCACTTGCAAGGATCACGGCAACAGCCATGTCTGCTACTGCTCCCAGGGATATGCAGGCAGCTATTGTCAGCAGGAGATCGATGAGTGTGCCTCACAGCCGTGCTATAATGGCGGCACTTGTCACGATCTGATCGGTGCTTACGAGTGCAAGTGTCGCGATGGCTTCGAGGGCCAGAACTGTGAGATTAATATCGATGACTGTGCCCCAAATCTATGTCAAAATGGTGGCACCTGCCACGACCTGGTCCTGAACTACAGTTGCAGTTGTCCACCCGGAACACTGGGCATGCTATGTGAACTGAATCAGGATGACTGTGTGGCTGGGGCATGCCACAATAATGGCAGTTGCATAGATCGTGTCGGAGGCTTCGAATGTAATTGTCCGCCCGGATTTGTGGGAGCCCGCTGTGAAGGCGACATCAATGAATGCCTAAGTAATCCCTGCTCCAATGCTGGCACCCTGGATTGCGTGCAATTGGTTAATAACTTCCATTGCAACTGCCGCCCTGGTTATATGGGTCGCCACTGTGAGCACAAGGTCGATTTCTGTGTCCAGTCGCCATGCGAAAATGGTGGTCACTGCAGTCCCAAGCAAATTGGCCATCACTGCCTTTGCCCAGACGGGTATTATGGCAAGAATTGTGAGTTCAGTGGACAGGATTGCGATTCGAATCCGTGCGAGGCGGGCAAATGTCAGATCGATGACCAGAATATGATTGGCTATCGGTGTGAGTGTCCACGCGGAACGGCCGGAGAGCGTTGTGAAATCGATACCATGGACGAGTGCCAGCCAAATCCGTGTCTCCAGGGAGCAGCTTGCGATAATCTTCTGGGTGACTACGAGTGCCTGTGCCCGAGCAAATGGTCCGGTAAACGGTGCGAGACATATGACTTATCCTATCCTGGCTGGAGTGGAGCGAGTAACAAGTATTCAATTGATTTGGAACAACAACGAGCCATGTGCACGAAGCGGGGATGTCCCGAGAAAATGGGCAACGGCATTTGCGACAAGGAATGCAACAGCTATGCCTGTGAGTTCGATGGCAATGACTGCTCGCTGGGCATCAATCCGTGGGCTAATTGCTCCGATCCGGATTGTCGGCGAACGTTCATGGATGGCCAATGTAACGAGCAGTGCAACAATGCCGCCTGCCTCTACGATGGACGCGACTGTGAGCAGACACTGAAGCGTTGTAACACCATCTATGATGCCTACTGCCAGAGTCACTATGCCAACGGACTCTGTGACTATGGCTGCAACAATGCCGAATGCAGTTGGGATGGCCTCGACTGTGAGCAGCAGGACATATCCCCACAATTGGCCGAAGGCGCCATGTCGATCATCATGCTGATGGATAATAAAGAATTTGAGGATCAGAAGGCCAAATTTCTGAGAGAGATCAGTTATGTCTTGCGCACGAATGTGCAAATCAAGAAGGATTCGCGAGGCAATGATATGATCTTCATGTGGCGAGGGTCGACACCGATGCAAAGTGAAATCCAGGATACGGATTTCATACGCAAACACAAAATTGTGTCCACCCAGCGGCAGGGACAGACGGGAATACAGATTTTCCTGGAAATTGATAATCGCAAGTGCACGGAATGCTTTAATCGCGCCGCCGAAGCGGCCGATTTCTTGGCCGCTACAGCGGCAATGCGCTCCATGAATTTCCCCATCTACAAGGTGAATGGTGTACCCAGTCCTGATGACTATGATGGCGGCATGGATGGGGCATCGGCGAATGTTAAGTATGTGATAACCGGGATTATTCTGGTGATCATTGCGTTGGCCTTTGTCGGCATGGTGCTGAGTACGCAGCGAAAGCGTGCCCATGGTGTCACCTGGTTCCCGGAGGGATTCCGTGCCCCAGCCGCTGGCATTATGTCGCGTCGTCGTCGCGATCCCCATGGACAGGAGATGAGAAATTTGAATAAACAGCAACAGGGTGTCTTGGCGGGTCATCAGGGTGTGGGTGGAGGCATGGTTACATCCGCTTCGGGTCATCATTGGTCCGACGATGAATCGGATATGCCACAACCGAAGCGACAGCGCAACGAACCCGTCTCTATGCTGGGCGGTCTGAATATGGCTGGGACCAATGGTGGCTATACCAGTGATCACACCATGGTCAGTGAGTACGAGGAGGCGGATCAGCGTGTCTGGTCACAGGCTCATCTGGATGTTGCCGATGTGAGAGCCATTATGACACCGCCAACACATCAGGATGGTGGCAAGCATGATGTGGATGCCCGGGGACCATGTGGCCTGACGCCTTTGATGATTGCCGCTGTTCGTGGCGGTGGCCTGGATACGGGCGAGGATATCGATACAAACGATGATAGCACTGCTCAGGTTATATCCGATCTATTGGCGCAGGGAGCCGAACTGAATGCCACCATGGATAAGACGGGAGAGACTTCATTGCATTTGGCTGCCCGTTATGCCAGAGCGGATGCGGCCAAGCGTCTCCTCGATGCCGGAGCCGATGCCAATTGTCAGGATAATACTGGAAGAACACCGCTGCATGCCGCCGTGGCAGCCGATGCCATGGGTGTATTCCAGATTCTTTTAAGGAATCGGGCCACCAATTTGAATGCTCGCATGCACGATGGAACGACCCCACTCATCCTAGCTGCGCGGTTGGCCATCGAGGGCATGGTCGAGGATCTAATTACGGCCGATGCGGACATTAATGCGGCCGATAACTCCGGCAAGACGGCACTTCATTGGGCAGCGGCAGTCAACAATACCGAAGCTGTTAACATTCTCCTTATGCATCATGCCAACCGAGATGCCCAAGATGATAAGGATGAGACGCCATTGTTCTTGGCCGCTCGCGAGGGCAGCTACGAGGCGTGCAAAGCTCTGCTGGATAACTTTGCCAATCGTGAGATTACCGATCATATGGATCGTCTTCCCCGCGACGTGGCCAGTGAGCGGCTGCATCATGATATTGTACGCCTGCTGGACGAGCATGTGCCACGTTCACCGCAAATGCTGAGCATGACACCGCAAACGATGATCGGTTCTCCGCCACCGGGTCAGCAGCCGCAATTGATAACCCAACCGACGGTCATCACCGCCGGCGCCGGCAATGGGGGCATTGCTGGCAGCAAGCAGAGCAGTCAAACGGCCAAACAGAAGGCTGCCAAAAAGGCCAAACTCATCGAGGGTAACAATAGTCCGGATAACCTTTTGGATGCTGCAGCCCTCGTGGGTGCTGTCGGTGCTGGTAGTTTGCGTCGCAAGGCGAGCTCAAAAAAGGCAAATGCGGCTTCAAAAAAGGCCATGAACGGCGGTATAGGCATGAATGGGATGAATCCTCAGCAGTTGatgagcaacaacaacaacaacaacagccagcCAGGagtacaacaacagcagcagcaacagcagcaacaagtgcaacagcagccaccaccaacaacaacaacaacaacaacaacaaatggaaCATCAGGAGGGGGCGGAACGACGACGGGTCCGGAACAAATGGATCAATCACCCACGGGCAATCTATCGAGTCCCTACGATACCAGCTCAATGTACTCGAATGCCATGGCAGCACCGCCGAACAACAATGGCACCAAACAGCCGCCGAGCTATGAGGATTGCATCAAGGTGAGTTTCTTTATAATCTACCACCCGATTATCCAATATTTAACCCAATCAATTTTGTTTCAGAATGCCCAATCCCTACAATCATTGCCAGTTGGCAATGGCCTCGACATGATTAAGCTGGAGAATTATGGCTACTCCATGGGTTCGCCATTTCAGCAGGATATGCTTAATGGTCAAGCAGGAAACGGGGGCGTTGGAGGAGGTCTTGGAGGCATGAACAATATCGGTCGCAGCACGAACACCCTATGCGGCGGTCTGATCCCCAATAATAATGGCCATGAACAGGGTCTCAGTCCACCCTACTCGAATCAATCGCCACCGCATTCAGTGCAAAGCAGTTTGGCCCTATCGCCACA contains:
- the LOC6653066 gene encoding neurogenic locus Notch protein — translated: MMALPILMLLLMLQATSSSVQATETSVVLATVSCTTLGCKNGGTCITHTNGKSYCNCDARYVGDYCEHRNPCLTMGHGRCQNGGTCQVAFRNGRPGISCQCPLGFGESLCEIAVANACDHTRCFNGGTCQLKTLQEYTCACANGYTGEHCETQNLCASSPCRNGGTCSALAGSSSFSCKCPPGFTGHTCSEDVEECQSNPCQYGGTCLNTHGSYKCMCPAGYTGKDCDTKYKPCSPSPCQNGGTCRANGLTYDCKCPRGFEGKNCEQNIDDCPGNLCQNGGTCVDGIYDYRCNCPPNFTGRYCEDDVDECAMRPSVCQNGATCTNTHGSYSCICVNGWTGSDCSVNIDDCVQAACFNGATCIDGVGSFYCRCTPGKTGLLCHLEDACTSNPCHADALCDTSPINGSYACSCATGYKGGDCSEDIDECDQGSPCEHNGICVNTPGSFMCNCSQGFTGPRCETNINECESHPCQNEGSCLDDPGTFRCVCMPGFTGYQCEIDIDECQSNPCLNDGTCHDKINGFKCSCALGFTGSRCQINIDDCQSQPCRNRGICHDSIAGYSCECPPGYTGASCEININDCDSNPCHRGKCIDGDNSYKCVCDPGYTGYLCQKQINECESNPCQFGGHCVDRLGSYLCHCLPGTSGKNCEINVNECHSNPCNNGATCIDGINSYSCQCVPGFTGQHCEQNIDECASSPCANDGVCIDLVNGYKCECPRGFYDARCLSDVDECASNPCVNDGRCEDGVNDFSCRCPPGYNGKRCELDIDECSSNPCQHGGSCFDKLNAFSCQCMPGYTGHKCETNIDDCLSNPCGNGGTCIDKVNGYKCVCKVPFTGRDCESKLDPCASNRCRNEAKCTPSRNFLDFSCTCKVGYTGRYCDEDIDECAQSSPCRNGASCLNIAGSYRCLCTKGYEGRDCAINTDDCASFPCQNGGTCLDGIGDYSCLCVDGFDGKHCETDINECLSLPCQNGATCHQYVNSYTCTCPLGFSGIDCQTNDEDCAERSCLNGGSCIDGINGYNCSCLAGYSGANCQYKLNKCDSQPCLNGATCHEQRDEYTCHCPSGFTGKQCSDYVDWCSQSPCENGATCSQVKHQFNCKCSAGWTGKLCDVQTISCQDAADRKGLSLRQLCNNGTCKDHGNSHVCYCSQGYAGSYCQQEIDECASQPCYNGGTCHDLIGAYECKCRDGFEGQNCEINIDDCAPNLCQNGGTCHDLVLNYSCSCPPGTLGMLCELNQDDCVAGACHNNGSCIDRVGGFECNCPPGFVGARCEGDINECLSNPCSNAGTLDCVQLVNNFHCNCRPGYMGRHCEHKVDFCVQSPCENGGHCSPKQIGHHCLCPDGYYGKNCEFSGQDCDSNPCEAGKCQIDDQNMIGYRCECPRGTAGERCEIDTMDECQPNPCLQGAACDNLLGDYECLCPSKWSGKRCETYDLSYPGWSGASNKYSIDLEQQRAMCTKRGCPEKMGNGICDKECNSYACEFDGNDCSLGINPWANCSDPDCRRTFMDGQCNEQCNNAACLYDGRDCEQTLKRCNTIYDAYCQSHYANGLCDYGCNNAECSWDGLDCEQQDISPQLAEGAMSIIMLMDNKEFEDQKAKFLREISYVLRTNVQIKKDSRGNDMIFMWRGSTPMQSEIQDTDFIRKHKIVSTQRQGQTGIQIFLEIDNRKCTECFNRAAEAADFLAATAAMRSMNFPIYKVNGVPSPDDYDGGMDGASANVKYVITGIILVIIALAFVGMVLSTQRKRAHGVTWFPEGFRAPAAGIMSRRRRDPHGQEMRNLNKQQQGVLAGHQGVGGGMVTSASGHHWSDDESDMPQPKRQRNEPVSMLGGLNMAGTNGGYTSDHTMVSEYEEADQRVWSQAHLDVADVRAIMTPPTHQDGGKHDVDARGPCGLTPLMIAAVRGGGLDTGEDIDTNDDSTAQVISDLLAQGAELNATMDKTGETSLHLAARYARADAAKRLLDAGADANCQDNTGRTPLHAAVAADAMGVFQILLRNRATNLNARMHDGTTPLILAARLAIEGMVEDLITADADINAADNSGKTALHWAAAVNNTEAVNILLMHHANRDAQDDKDETPLFLAAREGSYEACKALLDNFANREITDHMDRLPRDVASERLHHDIVRLLDEHVPRSPQMLSMTPQTMIGSPPPGQQPQLITQPTVITAGAGNGGIAGSKQSSQTAKQKAAKKAKLIEGNNSPDNLLDAAALVGAVGAGSLRRKASSKKANAASKKAMNGGIGMNGMNPQQLMSNNNNNNSQPGVQQQQQQQQQQVQQQPPPTTTTTTTTNGTSGGGGTTTGPEQMDQSPTGNLSSPYDTSSMYSNAMAAPPNNNGTKQPPSYEDCIKNAQSLQSLPVGNGLDMIKLENYGYSMGSPFQQDMLNGQAGNGGVGGGLGGMNNIGRSTNTLCGGLIPNNNGHEQGLSPPYSNQSPPHSVQSSLALSPHAYLGSPSPAKSRPSLPTSPTHIQAMRHATQQKQFGSNLNSLLGGSSQGPQSSPVSLGIISPTGSDMGIMLAPPQSSKSSAIMQSLTPQQQQQQQQQQQQQQQQQQQQQQQQQQQQQAIGGLEFGSAGLDLNGFCGSPDSFHSGQMNPPSIQSSMSGSSPSTNMLSPSSQHNQQAFYQYLTPPSQHSGGHTPQHLVQTLDSYPTPSPESPGHWSSSSPRSNSDWSEGVQSPAANNLYISGGHQANKGSEAIYI